In Halobaculum sp. XH14, a single genomic region encodes these proteins:
- a CDS encoding DHH family phosphoesterase, which yields MIQDVRGQLVRGIEGLSQVDQQVVAAVVGGILLLVAGGLVYRWLKRPAGKRFAAVLAEHEEVAVLLHPNPDADAMASALGVARMAETVDTEAALQFPGQIRRQENRAFRTVLDVEMEKLEHVSEIESEAVVLVDHNEPRGFTGADGVLPACVIDHHPGGGAGQEFTDVRTEYGACSSILTEYLRAAGATPVPPDRHDSEVDGEALPTRTATGLLYGILSDTNRLTRGASPADFEAASFLHPGVDEDLLTRIADPEVSTETLEVKARAIAGREVRGSFAVSDVGAVSNVDAIPQAADELVGLEGVTAVVVLGERDGTVHMSGRSRDDRVHMGRTLAAAVGDLANASAGGHARMGGGQIPPAVQADGTREVSSPRGDALLDRLFDSMSGDV from the coding sequence ATGATACAGGACGTGAGGGGCCAACTCGTCCGCGGCATCGAGGGCCTTTCACAGGTCGACCAGCAGGTGGTCGCTGCCGTGGTCGGCGGGATTCTCCTCCTCGTGGCCGGCGGACTGGTCTATCGCTGGCTGAAACGGCCGGCGGGGAAACGGTTCGCGGCCGTGCTCGCCGAGCACGAGGAGGTCGCCGTGCTGTTGCACCCGAACCCGGACGCCGACGCGATGGCCTCGGCGCTCGGCGTCGCTCGCATGGCCGAGACCGTCGACACCGAGGCGGCGCTCCAGTTCCCCGGGCAGATCCGCAGACAGGAGAATAGGGCGTTCCGCACGGTGCTCGACGTCGAGATGGAGAAGCTCGAACACGTCTCCGAGATCGAATCGGAGGCGGTCGTGCTCGTCGACCACAACGAACCGCGCGGCTTCACCGGCGCGGACGGCGTCCTCCCGGCGTGCGTCATCGACCACCACCCCGGCGGCGGCGCGGGTCAGGAGTTCACCGACGTACGCACGGAGTACGGCGCGTGTTCGAGCATCCTGACCGAGTATCTCCGGGCCGCGGGCGCGACGCCGGTGCCGCCGGACCGACACGACAGCGAGGTCGACGGGGAGGCGCTCCCGACCCGGACGGCCACCGGCCTGCTGTACGGCATCCTCTCCGACACGAACCGGCTGACCCGCGGCGCGTCGCCGGCCGACTTCGAGGCCGCCAGCTTCCTCCATCCCGGCGTCGACGAGGACCTGCTCACCCGCATCGCCGACCCGGAGGTCAGCACGGAGACGCTGGAAGTGAAGGCGCGTGCCATCGCCGGACGCGAGGTCCGCGGCTCGTTCGCCGTCAGCGACGTCGGCGCGGTGTCGAACGTCGACGCGATCCCGCAGGCGGCGGACGAACTCGTCGGCCTCGAGGGGGTAACGGCGGTCGTCGTCCTCGGCGAGCGCGACGGGACGGTCCACATGTCGGGTCGCTCGCGCGACGACCGCGTCCACATGGGCCGGACGCTCGCGGCCGCCGTCGGCGACCTCGCCAACGCGAGCGCGGGCGGTCACGCCCGGATGGGCGGCGGCCAGATCCCGCCGGCCGTCCAGGCCGACGGCACGCGCGAGGTGTCCTCCCCCCGGGGCGACGCGCTGCTCGACAGGCTGTTCGACTCGATGAGCGGCGACGTGTAG